One segment of Apium graveolens cultivar Ventura unplaced genomic scaffold, ASM990537v1 ctg8220, whole genome shotgun sequence DNA contains the following:
- the LOC141704767 gene encoding uncharacterized protein LOC141704767 — protein sequence MKKTYKVIEDVEPELVVQIGPNYPSAMKRLWTWAKEALSGGRTIYFELSKEAFGFTKKQIMFLSDIHAVCSGGEMAGSVICLFIQFLNEYMKKHKMVNMISFVDPGTIGAIGCGSAVQRSRELCTRFKNSRKGQHFLLPYNDVNHCTLTVVNPDAEVVYYMDPHKCRIANGEWVDVVDNAIKMYKEDLKKVPKKKVLWENMAGVPVQTGSKDCGLFVMRYMMEIIHDKELDFANKWLRRSNLVYTEDDINEIRVEFAKYFMKHCAS from the exons ATGAAGAAGACGTATAAAGTAATTGAAGATGTTGAACCAGAGCTTGTTGTTCAAATTGGTCCGAATTATCCTTCTGCAATGAAACGTTTGTGGACATGGGCAAAGGAAGCCTTGAGTGGTGGCCGAACAATTTATTTTGAGCTAAGCAAAGAAGCATTTGGCTTTACAAAGAAGCAAATCATGTTCTTATCTGATATACATGCAGTGTGCTCTGGAGGTGAAATGGCCGGCTCTGTCATTTGCCTTTTTATTCA ATTCTTGAATGAATATATGAAGAAGCATAAGATGGTCAACATGATTAGCTTTGTAGATCCGGGCACAATCGGTGCCATTGGATGTGGCAGTGCAGTGCAGAGGTCGCGTGAATTGTGTACAAGATTTAAGAATTCTAGGAAAGGGCAGCATTTTCTCCTGCCGTACAATGATGT CAACCACTGCACCCTGACAGTTGTTAATCCAGACGCAGAGGTAGTCTACTATATGGACCCTCATAAATGCCGAATTGCAAATGGAGAATGGGTGGATGTTGTCGACAA TGCCATTAAAATGTACAAGGAGGATTTGAAAAAGGTTCCGAAGAAGAAAGTATTATGGGAGAACATGGcg GGAGTTCCAGTGCAGACCGGGAGCAAGGATTGTGGCCTGTTTGTGATGCGATACATGATGGAAATCATTCATGATAAGGAGCTGGACTTTGCTAATAAG TGGCTGCGTAGATCAAACCTGGTTTACACTGAGGATGACATCAACGAGATCAGGGTTGagtttgcaaaatattttatgaaacatTGTGCAAGCTAG